The sequence below is a genomic window from Paenibacillus sp. DCT19.
CGAAAACTGGGATCAACTGATGAGTGGACGAATTGGAGAGTCACTAACACCTGTTACTGTCGACGAATCGTTAAGTGAATTACCTGTATTGAAACATGTAATTGCACGCATTCAAGACAGACCAGGCAGAATATATGATTTCAGAGCTGGACTTGAAGCACAACGAATTTTGGAGGCACTTCGAAGTAAGTAACTTGAGTGATATGATGAAATAATTGAAGGGATACCTTCTGGATCTACTTGATCATAAAATGAACGATACAGAAGGTTTTTTCTCTCTACACAGGGTTTCAATGTGCTCCAAAATCAAAAAAAGAAGCAGTTGCCGAATTCAGGCTGCTGCTTCTTTGTATTTAAGTTTAGTAAATTAACTTCCTCATTACACTCATTATGCAAGCTTAAATCGGTTCACGAGCTGATCCAACGCATCGGACATTTGGTTTAACTGTTTAGATGTATCGGTCATTTCCTGCAAGGAGGCCAATTGTTCCTCGGTCATGGCGGATACTTCTTCGGTTGCTGATGCAGTGTCTTCGACCACAGCGGATACGGCATGAATAGAAGACATAACAGCTTGACTGCCTGCTGTGAGCTCTTCCACCACAGCGGAGATGTCCACCATTTCCCCACTTAGATTATGAATGTGTTCTGTAATATTAGCAAAGGCATGTCCAGCATCCTCTATTGTTCGTAATCCTTCTGTGACATGAACGGTATTAGAGTCTACAATCTGAACCGTGTTCTGAACGCCTGCAAGTACAGTTTCAAGGATGCTAGTAATATGTTTGGCTGAGGTAGCGCTCTGGTCTGCCAGATTGCGAATTTCGGTGGCGACAACAGCGAACCCTTTACCATGTTCTCCAGCTCGTGCGGCTTCAATTCCAGCGTTAAGAGCAAGGAGATTGGTTTGTCTAGCCGTTCCTGAGATTGATTCTGCAATGGAGATGACCTGATCCGACATTTTAGAGATGTCATTAATGGACTCCTGAACGGAGCGGAATGATTGTTCAATGGTTCCCATTTTACCCACTGCATTATCAATACGTTCTTGTCCATCCAGCGCGATGGATTCCGTTCTTACAGCACGTTCAGCTACATCGGCAGTAGAAGAGGATACTCGGTTTAGTCCAGTCAGCGATTGCCCCATGGCAGCGACCATCGTTTGTGTCAGAACGACTTGTTCATCTGCACCTTCGGCGACTCGTTCCATGGCGGTGGCAACTTCCTTACCTGCAGAGAGATTATCCGACACACCTTTATCCAATCGATCAGAAGCCGTACTCAGTATGCTGGCATTGTTCTGAATCTCAAGCATCATGTGTTGCAATCCGAGCAGCATTGCATTAGCCGCATCTGCGAGTTCACGCGTCTCATCCTTCATATGGGTCGCAATCCGGAGGGTTAGATCTCCGTTAGATGAGCCAATGTCGTTCAGTGCGCTGGTGACGCTACGAATGTTTTTGACAATAGAGCGTGACAGTGTCAGAGCTGCAATGATTGAAATCAAGGCAACAAGGATGAGCGCACCGTATAACTCTATATTAAGTAGCTCGTTTTTTTGTTTGAGTGCTTCGGTACGTTGTTCGGTTAACGCTAGTTCATTAGTGCGGAACGTCATGAGTGAATCACGAATTTGATCCATATCCTGCTTACCAGGATCATTCACGAAGAATGCCTGCACGGTGGACATATCGTTAGCTCGTCGTGAATCAATAACGGGTTCGCCTGCAACCTGTACCCAATTGTTCATAACATTATGTATGTTCTCAAGCAAGACGAGCTGTGCTGGATTATCAGCAATGAGTGCTTTGAGTTGTGTGGTGATCGTTTCCTTCTGTTCTAGACCTTCGGTGTAGGGAACGAGATAGCTGTCCTGTCCTGTAATGACATATCCTCTTTGCCCTGTCTCCATATCTACCATCGTTTTTTCCAATTCATACGTCAAATCATGCACTTTCATATCGTGATCGACCAGAAAATCAAGCTCGTGTTGGAGCTGGTTAATGCTATTTTGGATCAATACAATAGAACCGGCTAGAACAGCCAGCACGAGCAAATAGCCCAAACCAATCTTGTAGAAAATTTTAAAGGTTCTGCGCTTTACCATGTTTGTTATTCCTCTCTGTCGGGTATATATATTTGTCGAAAAAACAGGAAAAACATAAAATAGGGACTTTAGATGTAGGGTCTGAATGACTATTTTCAGTATTATACTTAAACTCAACCACTTTGTATATAGTTTGTTTACTTTATGTATAATGTTATCTTTTGAATTGTATAACGTTTGCGAAGTGTGTTTTACATTGTTCGGTTTACACTTACAAACGTTTATGTTTATCATGGGGAGGGAACGATTCCGAATACATATCCCAATCCGAAAGGACGTTTTGATATGACAAAAGAGAAGGCACTGCTTAAACCGGAAGCAATGATATTTGATATGGATGGCACACTATTCCAGACAGAGACGTTGTTATTGCCTGCCTATCACCAATTGTTTGATACACTGAGAGCCGAAGGGCACTTCGAAGGAGAGACACCACCTGAGGAACGGATGCTTGGAAGTCTTGGTATGTTACTTGAAGATATTTGGAAAGTAGTTATGCCTGAAGCATCAGAGGCAGCACATCGCCGTGCGGATGAATTATTGCTTCAATTGGAGATTGAAGGACTCGATCAAGGAAGTTCTACCCTGTATCCTAACGTTAAGGAAACTCTAACAGCGCTCAAGGAGCAAGGGGTGCGGTTATTTGTAGCGAGTAATGGACTTGAGGATTACGTCAAAGGTGTGGCGTTTGCTCATGAGATCATGCCTTTGTTTGAAGGGGTGTATAGTGCCGGTCAATACCAAACGCCTTCCAAAGTTAATCTTGTTCAGATCCTGCTTGAGAAACATCGGATTCAGGATGCGTGGATGGTAGGTGACCGTTCATCGGATGTAGAAGCTGGGAAAATGAATGGGCAGACCGTCATTGGCTGCGCCTATGCTGGTTTTGGTAGGGATGAAGAACTGGCCGGATCGGATGTACTGATCTCTGATTTCACAGAGCTACTTCGTCTGTATAAGGAAGCAGAATAACCGTATAAAACATTTCACATTTATTGTTGTTAACAAGGTATAACCTGCATTTCCAATGAAGTTTTGTTGGAGGTGCAGGTTTTTTTGTTTTATGCTTCTCATACTCTTTCACATTCTTTCCCATTCGCTCAATTCATTCACTCCTTCACGTTCATTTATCTACAATCTACAATCACTCAGTTACATTCTCCCCTGTAAAAAGTGGATTTCCCCATCCCGCTTCACACGGTGCTCGCTCTATACTTCTTGCAAAAGCTAGTAAGGGGGTCAATGTTGATGAAGCCAAAAAAAGTGCATGCGTACCTGTTCATCTTTCCCAGTCTATTTCTAACTCTCGTGTTTGGGGTGTATCCCCTCTTATGGGCTCTACGTTATATGTTCTACGATTATCAAGGTATTGGAACGCCCGTATTTATTGGACTCGGCAACTTTGCCCGCATTATGCGGGATACACAGTTCTGGTCTTCTGTTGGTAATACAGGCGTCTATGCATTAGGTAAACTCGTGGTCACAATTCCGCTAGCTCTGACGCTCGCGATCATCTTGAATCGCAAATGGAAAGGGCGTTCGCTGCTGAGAGCGGTGTACTATCTTCCAACTATTTTTAGTGCTTCGGTGATGGCGATTGTGTTCTTTATTATTTTTAATTCGTACAACGGAATCTTGAATCAACTACTCGTGAAGTATCATGTGATCTCTGCCCCGATTGGCTGGTTGGATGCGGATCATGCCATGATGACGACCATAATCATTGCGATCTGGGGAGCTGTAGGGAACTATATGTTGCTGTTTATCGCTGGTCTGCAAAGTATTCCTGAAGAGCTGTATGAGGCGGCATCGCTGGACGGAGCGAATGAGTTCCAGAAACTTAGAAATGTAACGATTCCGCTACTTGGTCCTGTGCTGCAGATGATTATTATGCTGGCGATTACCACCGCACTCAAAGGATACGAGAGCATTATGGTATTAACCGAAGGAGGCCCATATGGCAAAACGGAAGTGATGTACTTGTATCTCTTTAAGTTGTTATTTCCGATCTCAGCTGATACACAATCACTCCAGCAACTGGGTTACGGCAGTGCGGTAGGCTTTACTACGGCCATTATTGTAGGCGCTGTCACGCTCATTTATTTCTGGATATCCAAGAAGCTTAATGATGTTTATTAACAGCAGACAGGAGGAACCGAACATGTCACAGATTGTCATGAAACCAAGTCTTTCACCCAAATGGATGCAAGGAATAAAGCGAACACTACTCACGATTTTCCTGCTTCTGATTGCTGTCCTGTCGCTGTTTCCGATTCTATTAGTCCTGCTGGGCTCTTTCAAAACGAATCAGGAATTAACGGGCGGTGCAACGATATTGCCTAAGGTTTGGCAGTTCTCTAACTATGCTCAGGCATGGCGAACAGCCAATTTCTCAGGATTTACGCTCAACAGCGTTTTTGTTAGTGTCACTGCAACAACAGGAATGCTGTTGGTTTCATCCATGTCGGCTTATGCCGTGGATCGGGTGAACTTTAGAGGCAAGAAGGCATACACCGTATTGATGGCATCTACCTTGTTTATATCCATCGGAGCCGTGGTTCTGCGTCCGCAGTTCGATCTGATGGTCAAATTAGGCCTGAATCATACCCTATGGGGCGTCATCATTATTTTAATTAGTGCCCATGCCGCGACGTACTTCATTTTAGTGGGCTTCTTCAAAAGCATCCCGCGTGATCTGGATGAGGCAGCCATGATAGATGGCTGTAATTTCTACACCGTGTATTGGCGCATCATCCTTCCACTGCTTCGCCCCGGTTTGGCGGTTGCAGGACTTGGAGCATTTCAGAGTTCGTGGAATGAGTACATCTTGCCTTTTGTATTTACGATGAACAATCCCAATCTGCAGACCTTGCCTGTGGGCTTGGCGAATCTGCGCTATGGCATTGGAGCTGCCGCTGAGGTTCAACTCATGATGGCTGGGGCTTGTCTATCCATATTGCCACTGCTCGTTGTGTATATTTTTGCGAACAAATCATTTATGCAGGTGACATTAGGCGCAGTCAAAGGATAGGCGAAACTCCTTAAAATGGGAACGGTATTATGGGATATTCTGCTGTGCTATACTCTTGTTAATCTACAGTGGCAGAGCTGATCCGTATCCGAGGAGTGAACGCCGATGAACATGAACTTCTATAAGATGACTCTGAAAAAAAGGATACAACTGTTGTACATTTTCCTCGTAGTGTTGTGTATCAGTGTAACAGGAATTAGCTCGTATTTATTTGCTGCACGCAGCATTGAACGGAACGCGCTTGAACTGAAGCAGGGAATCCTGAATAAGTCTGTGCAGGTAATGGATGAACACTTAAGGCATATCGTTGTATCTTCATATTCTTTTATGCTGAATGAGACCTTCACTCAGGTGATGCGAGATGTTCGCAACAATAATGCCTCCCACTATTATCAGAATCTTTCACTTCTGCAAACGTCATTTGCGCAATTGAAGCTTGTAGAGCCCTTAATTGATACGACCTATTTAACAACACCGATTGGTGACTTCTACTCAACCAAAGATGTACCGAACCGAAATGATGGATTTGATAAGGAATACGGGCAGCTTGTGAAGCAGCAGGGCTGGAACACGATGTGGTTTGGTTCACATCAAAGTCAGTTGTTCCAGTCGAAGGATCATGTGTTGTCACTCTTACTCAAACCGATTGTGGTTGATAATCACTCATTGTCGAACGTGTATATGGTGGTCAATATGAAGGAAGAAGCGATGAGGGATATTCTGGATCAGGACTTGATGAATAACTCAATTCAGTTGTTTTTACTGAACAAAAATGGGTCACAGGTTATCCGGTCAACCTCACAGGATGTGAGTTACCTTACTGACCCTGAATTTAGTAGCGAGATCAATCGTGGTACAGGTGGGGATTTTAGATATACGAGTAATCAGGGAGAGGACATGCTTATTAACTATTCTTCGTTATCGATGAATGAGGACTGGGTGATGGTCAGTGTGCAGTCCAAAGCAGATTTATTGTCTCCGCTGCGCAAAATTCGCTGGCTCGTTATTGGCATTATGGGTTTTTGCATCGTGCTTGCTCTGGGGCTGTCGAACTTGCTGGCATCCGCGCTGCTCAAGCCGCTGAATAAACTACGCCGTTTAATGGTTGAAGTCCAATCGAATGATCTGGATGTGCGCTTCCGCAGCAAGTACGATGATGAGGTCAGTGCGGTTGGGCATCGTTTTAATCGCATGCTGGATCAGATTCAGGTTTTGTTTGAGGAGGTACGAGTAACCGAGCGGGATAAACGCCGGTTTGAAGTGAAAGCGCTTCAAGCACAGGTTGATCCTCACTTTCTGTACAATACGTTAAATACGATGTTCTGGAAAAGTGAGAGTGGTGAGAAAAAAGATGTTAGTGAAATGATCGTATCATTGTCACTATTGTTCCGACTCGGGTTGAACGATGGGAAGGACATGACCAATCTAGAACAAGAGATTAAGCATGTGGAGCAGTATCTACAACTTCAACAAAAATGTTATGAGGATCTATTCATTTATCGCATTGAGGTGGGTGATCCATCCTGTTATTCCGTAGAAATATTGAAAATATTACTGCAGCCTTTAGTTGAAAACTCCATATTGCACGGATTCCGGGATAAGGATGAGCTCGGTATCATTGCGATCAAAATTAATCGAGAAGGAGACCTGCTGACACTAGAGGTTGCTGATAACGGTTGCGGTATGGATACTGCTGAGGGGCAGGTCAGGGAAGGCGCCGAAGGCAGACGTCAAGGATACGCGCTCGCTAATCTCGATGGCAGACTAAGCCTATATTACGGAGATGCCGCTTCAGTTGTATTTGAGAGCAGCAAAGGCGTCGGAACGACGGTCATCATCACGATTCCAATCACCTGAGGAGGGGTAGTATGGATCATTTGACGGTATGTGTAATGGATGATATTCAGGCGGTTGTAAAAGGCATATCCTCGACCATTGCTTGGGAAGATCATCAGGTACAAATTGTAGGTACAGCCAACAATGGCGATCAAGGGTGGTCCCTTCTTATCGAGCAAGAGCCGGATCTTGTCATTACCGATATCAAAATGCCTCGCCTCAGCGGGCTTGAATTGATGAAACAGGCATCGGATGCTGGGCTACGCACCAAGTTTATTTTCATCAGTGGATACTCCGACTTCCGTTATGCCCAGGAGGCGATTAAACTAGGCGCTTCCGATTATTTACTCAAACCATTTACCCCTGATGAAATATTAGGCGCAGTGCTCAAGGTAAGAGAAGTGATTGAAGGTGAGCAGGCTCAGTCGAGACAGCTTGAACAATTGGAACAAAAGGTTGAGAGCAGCAGCGTGTATATTCGTCATAGCTACCTTCTGGGACTGCTACGTCAAGAGGTTGGTGGTTTTATGAATGAGAATCGCTGGGATGAACTACAGATCGATCTCGATTCTTCGAATCTGCAGCTTATGGTGATTGAAGTAGACGGGTACACCCGGTGTGAAAATACAATCCATCTGGATGCCGAGATCGTGCCTTTTGCCGTTCAGAATATTGTGGAAGAGACGCTGAATCGCCATACCAGAGGGGTTGTATTACGCGAGAGCAGATACCGGCTTGTGGCAATGTTCAATACACCAGCATCCATGACAGCTCCAGAGCTACTGGAGGAATGTCGGCTCAATGTGGAACAGTTCAGCAAAAAGACGATTTCCATCGGTTTAGGCACGATTGCCCGAAGACCTCAGGAGGTGTGGAGTGCGTATGCACACGCCGATAAAGCCATTGCCTACCGCTTTTATAGTGAGGGTAACTGCATCTTCCAATATGCAATCGTCGAACGTCAGGAGTGGGTAGCCCCTGCTTACCCTTTGGAGAAGGAGAAGGAACTCTTTTATGCGCTTAAGTGCGGCAATGAAAGTACCTGTCACCGGATTATTGATGATATTTTGGATGAATGGCAGTTTTCGGAGGGGTATCCTGAGCCACTTACGATGATTCGTCTGTTGTCTGGGCTTGCGTTCGCTATCTATCGTGCCTTTTGCGATGAGATTACGGAGGAAGAACGCATGCGTTTAGAAGCTGATCTAATGGTGCTTGAGGAGATGCGCTCGTTGACATTTGACGGTTGGAAAGGGTACATCAAGCATTTCAGCAGTATGGGCTGTGAGATCATGGATAAGAAGCGGCTTACGGATGTGAAGCAGGCTATTCATAAAGCACAGGAATTTATCAGTATGAACCTGGAAGAGAACTTGACGTTGAATCTTTGTGCCCAGTCGGTTCACCTAAGTCCAAGTTATTTTGCCAATGCATTCAAGAAAGAAACGGGCATGACCTTGATTCAATATATTACGAAAATGAGGATGGAGAAGGCCAAGGATCTGTTGGTCGCAGGCATACAAGTACAGGAGATTTGTCAGATGCTTGGTTACGAGGATCGCCCGTATTTCAGTGGTTTGTTCAAAAAGTATTGTGGTATGACACCTACGCATTTCCGTCAAATGTATCTGAATTAATGAATGCAGGGAACATCATTTGTCCCCCATTCATAGTTATAATGTCCCTCACTTCATCTACAGTTGAGCGATTATCATTACGTTATCGGGTAACCTGACAGGTTGTCCAGACAAGCATAGGGGGGCATTTCAATGGTTAAAAAATGGATGATGACTACACTGAGTGCATTGCTCGCATTGAGTTTGGCTGGTTGTTCTACCAACAGTGCAACGACAGCAAGCACCGGAACGGGTGGCAGTGATGGGAAAAGTACAGAAGGGAAAACCAAGGTCATCTACTGGACGCCCGATCGCCATGATGCTGATTTTATGAAAACAAAAATTGATGAATTCAATAAAACCAATAAAGATAACATTGAAGTGGAAATGACCGTGATGGGTGACAATTACCCTCAGGCGGTAGATATTGCTTTTGCGAGTAAACAAGCGCCGGATGTGCTGCAAGTCAATGATTTTCAGACCTATTATCAAAAGGGATATCTTGCTCCAATTGATGGGTATATGAGTGAGGATATGAAAGCTACGTTCAAAGACAGCCTGATTGATAACAAGAATACAATAGATGGAAAAATATATACTCTTCCAAATACAGGACAAGTATGGAGACTCGTGTATAACCAAGATATTTTCCAAAAAGCCGGGATCACAAGTCCGCCTAAAACGTTGAGCGAAATGGTGGAGGATGCGAAGAAAATTACGGAAGCTGGGAAAAGTGAAGGAATCTATGGCTTTGCTAGCCCGTTCAAAAGTGGAAGCGGTTTCTGGAGAGCGGCCAACACCATCGCAGGAGCCAGTAACAACT
It includes:
- a CDS encoding methyl-accepting chemotaxis protein produces the protein MVKRRTFKIFYKIGLGYLLVLAVLAGSIVLIQNSINQLQHELDFLVDHDMKVHDLTYELEKTMVDMETGQRGYVITGQDSYLVPYTEGLEQKETITTQLKALIADNPAQLVLLENIHNVMNNWVQVAGEPVIDSRRANDMSTVQAFFVNDPGKQDMDQIRDSLMTFRTNELALTEQRTEALKQKNELLNIELYGALILVALISIIAALTLSRSIVKNIRSVTSALNDIGSSNGDLTLRIATHMKDETRELADAANAMLLGLQHMMLEIQNNASILSTASDRLDKGVSDNLSAGKEVATAMERVAEGADEQVVLTQTMVAAMGQSLTGLNRVSSSTADVAERAVRTESIALDGQERIDNAVGKMGTIEQSFRSVQESINDISKMSDQVISIAESISGTARQTNLLALNAGIEAARAGEHGKGFAVVATEIRNLADQSATSAKHITSILETVLAGVQNTVQIVDSNTVHVTEGLRTIEDAGHAFANITEHIHNLSGEMVDISAVVEELTAGSQAVMSSIHAVSAVVEDTASATEEVSAMTEEQLASLQEMTDTSKQLNQMSDALDQLVNRFKLA
- a CDS encoding HAD hydrolase-like protein, whose protein sequence is MTKEKALLKPEAMIFDMDGTLFQTETLLLPAYHQLFDTLRAEGHFEGETPPEERMLGSLGMLLEDIWKVVMPEASEAAHRRADELLLQLEIEGLDQGSSTLYPNVKETLTALKEQGVRLFVASNGLEDYVKGVAFAHEIMPLFEGVYSAGQYQTPSKVNLVQILLEKHRIQDAWMVGDRSSDVEAGKMNGQTVIGCAYAGFGRDEELAGSDVLISDFTELLRLYKEAE
- a CDS encoding carbohydrate ABC transporter permease; translated protein: MKPKKVHAYLFIFPSLFLTLVFGVYPLLWALRYMFYDYQGIGTPVFIGLGNFARIMRDTQFWSSVGNTGVYALGKLVVTIPLALTLAIILNRKWKGRSLLRAVYYLPTIFSASVMAIVFFIIFNSYNGILNQLLVKYHVISAPIGWLDADHAMMTTIIIAIWGAVGNYMLLFIAGLQSIPEELYEAASLDGANEFQKLRNVTIPLLGPVLQMIIMLAITTALKGYESIMVLTEGGPYGKTEVMYLYLFKLLFPISADTQSLQQLGYGSAVGFTTAIIVGAVTLIYFWISKKLNDVY
- a CDS encoding carbohydrate ABC transporter permease, with product MSQIVMKPSLSPKWMQGIKRTLLTIFLLLIAVLSLFPILLVLLGSFKTNQELTGGATILPKVWQFSNYAQAWRTANFSGFTLNSVFVSVTATTGMLLVSSMSAYAVDRVNFRGKKAYTVLMASTLFISIGAVVLRPQFDLMVKLGLNHTLWGVIIILISAHAATYFILVGFFKSIPRDLDEAAMIDGCNFYTVYWRIILPLLRPGLAVAGLGAFQSSWNEYILPFVFTMNNPNLQTLPVGLANLRYGIGAAAEVQLMMAGACLSILPLLVVYIFANKSFMQVTLGAVKG
- a CDS encoding sensor histidine kinase, whose product is MNMNFYKMTLKKRIQLLYIFLVVLCISVTGISSYLFAARSIERNALELKQGILNKSVQVMDEHLRHIVVSSYSFMLNETFTQVMRDVRNNNASHYYQNLSLLQTSFAQLKLVEPLIDTTYLTTPIGDFYSTKDVPNRNDGFDKEYGQLVKQQGWNTMWFGSHQSQLFQSKDHVLSLLLKPIVVDNHSLSNVYMVVNMKEEAMRDILDQDLMNNSIQLFLLNKNGSQVIRSTSQDVSYLTDPEFSSEINRGTGGDFRYTSNQGEDMLINYSSLSMNEDWVMVSVQSKADLLSPLRKIRWLVIGIMGFCIVLALGLSNLLASALLKPLNKLRRLMVEVQSNDLDVRFRSKYDDEVSAVGHRFNRMLDQIQVLFEEVRVTERDKRRFEVKALQAQVDPHFLYNTLNTMFWKSESGEKKDVSEMIVSLSLLFRLGLNDGKDMTNLEQEIKHVEQYLQLQQKCYEDLFIYRIEVGDPSCYSVEILKILLQPLVENSILHGFRDKDELGIIAIKINREGDLLTLEVADNGCGMDTAEGQVREGAEGRRQGYALANLDGRLSLYYGDAASVVFESSKGVGTTVIITIPIT
- a CDS encoding response regulator, which produces MDHLTVCVMDDIQAVVKGISSTIAWEDHQVQIVGTANNGDQGWSLLIEQEPDLVITDIKMPRLSGLELMKQASDAGLRTKFIFISGYSDFRYAQEAIKLGASDYLLKPFTPDEILGAVLKVREVIEGEQAQSRQLEQLEQKVESSSVYIRHSYLLGLLRQEVGGFMNENRWDELQIDLDSSNLQLMVIEVDGYTRCENTIHLDAEIVPFAVQNIVEETLNRHTRGVVLRESRYRLVAMFNTPASMTAPELLEECRLNVEQFSKKTISIGLGTIARRPQEVWSAYAHADKAIAYRFYSEGNCIFQYAIVERQEWVAPAYPLEKEKELFYALKCGNESTCHRIIDDILDEWQFSEGYPEPLTMIRLLSGLAFAIYRAFCDEITEEERMRLEADLMVLEEMRSLTFDGWKGYIKHFSSMGCEIMDKKRLTDVKQAIHKAQEFISMNLEENLTLNLCAQSVHLSPSYFANAFKKETGMTLIQYITKMRMEKAKDLLVAGIQVQEICQMLGYEDRPYFSGLFKKYCGMTPTHFRQMYLN